A genomic region of Paenibacillus sp. PL2-23 contains the following coding sequences:
- a CDS encoding YqhG family protein has protein sequence MNAKQVHKFLGRYLEATECSIIEKSPAHYTVKLSPQADRELTNRPYYWSFVDRVGAEPETMSFLFITDKDKFEASMEAKPVNEPSSAPQQDSQSAAADAALARSFGFINSSINAPRIPREELYFGSRKLDQLFSASRSKGSYVYLFQEPDKRGATPFQSTAYTAWLGVNLKVEFACDRKREEIHSFGVSLATGHCIDGFHHRLVATRLTPRLPANIHVAKNGITFARALAIVEQQLERKLKSYDYTWATEASQRLEEELSRIHAYYEPLVEHALEDNKAAIQEQFEQRKAEIKWQYEPRVTASAINCGIFHLEGID, from the coding sequence ATGAACGCCAAGCAGGTGCATAAGTTTCTGGGCCGTTATCTGGAAGCGACGGAATGCTCCATCATCGAGAAATCTCCCGCTCATTACACCGTCAAGCTGTCGCCCCAAGCGGACCGGGAGCTGACGAACCGACCCTACTATTGGAGCTTCGTGGATCGTGTGGGAGCGGAGCCCGAGACCATGTCCTTCCTGTTCATTACGGATAAGGACAAATTCGAAGCCTCCATGGAGGCAAAGCCTGTCAACGAGCCCTCTAGCGCGCCGCAGCAGGACAGCCAGTCTGCGGCGGCGGACGCCGCGCTGGCACGCTCCTTCGGCTTCATCAACAGCTCCATTAACGCACCTCGCATACCGCGAGAGGAGCTTTACTTCGGCTCGCGCAAGCTGGATCAGCTGTTCAGCGCCTCCAGGAGCAAGGGCAGCTACGTCTATTTGTTCCAAGAGCCGGACAAACGCGGCGCAACCCCCTTCCAATCCACGGCCTATACGGCGTGGTTGGGCGTGAACCTGAAGGTGGAATTTGCCTGTGACCGAAAGCGCGAGGAAATTCACAGCTTCGGCGTCTCCCTGGCGACTGGGCATTGTATCGACGGCTTCCATCATCGTCTTGTCGCCACCAGGCTGACGCCTCGGCTGCCGGCTAACATTCATGTGGCAAAAAACGGCATAACGTTTGCCAGAGCTCTTGCTATTGTCGAGCAGCAGCTGGAGCGAAAGCTGAAGAGCTACGATTACACCTGGGCGACGGAGGCGTCGCAGAGGCTGGAGGAGGAGCTGTCGCGAATTCACGCTTATTACGAGCCATTGGTCGAGCATGCTTTGGAGGACAATAAAGCCGCCATACAGGAGCAGTTCGAGCAGCGCAAAGCTGAGATCAAATGGCAATACGAGCCCCGCGTGACGGCATCCGCCATTAACTGCGGTATTTTCCACCTGGAGGGCATCGATTGA
- a CDS encoding YqzE family protein: MKGGADYVKFVTERFVSYMETPAETRKLTRTSAKAQREPWLTRWFGWGPAGLMIWWRGKGRDGGRQR; the protein is encoded by the coding sequence ATGAAGGGAGGAGCCGATTATGTCAAATTTGTGACGGAGCGGTTCGTGAGCTATATGGAAACGCCTGCCGAGACGCGCAAGCTGACTAGAACGTCAGCCAAGGCGCAAAGAGAGCCATGGCTGACGCGTTGGTTCGGCTGGGGTCCTGCGGGGCTGATGATTTGGTGGCGCGGCAAGGGCCGTGACGGCGGGCGTCAGCGATAA
- a CDS encoding N-acetylmuramoyl-L-alanine amidase, whose product MRLPLTKGTMLLWTAALAASLLLSPVMVRADVEKGPGTDNRREWMLPRTTVIIDVGHGGIDGGASFGGTLEKDINLAIASKLYLLLHSKGIPAVMNRTGDYALSEENRWHHTTSRHRKDLSQRQMLTEEIRSELLVSLHVNAARNNAKRGPLVLHQDSGESALLAFCLQDALNRQQGAMGSPRLGKPFYLLRRVDQPSVIIEMGFISNASDRAMLTNPIRQTEIAQAIVSGIRQYKWIAH is encoded by the coding sequence ATGCGGCTACCGCTGACAAAAGGAACTATGCTTCTCTGGACAGCAGCACTGGCGGCGAGTCTTCTGCTTAGTCCCGTCATGGTACGGGCGGATGTGGAAAAGGGTCCGGGCACGGACAATCGCCGGGAATGGATGCTTCCCCGAACGACGGTCATCATTGACGTTGGGCACGGCGGCATCGACGGCGGAGCGTCCTTCGGCGGCACATTAGAGAAGGATATTAATTTGGCGATCGCAAGCAAGCTTTATTTGCTGCTGCACAGCAAGGGCATTCCAGCAGTCATGAATCGGACGGGCGATTATGCGCTTAGCGAGGAAAACCGCTGGCATCATACGACATCCAGACATCGGAAGGATTTGTCTCAGCGACAGATGCTGACGGAGGAGATCCGCAGCGAGCTGCTGGTTAGCCTGCACGTCAATGCTGCCAGAAACAACGCAAAACGCGGACCATTGGTCCTTCACCAGGACAGCGGCGAAAGCGCCTTGCTCGCATTCTGCCTGCAGGACGCGCTCAACCGCCAGCAAGGAGCGATGGGCTCTCCCCGGCTGGGGAAGCCGTTTTATTTGCTGCGTCGGGTCGATCAGCCCTCTGTCATCATAGAGATGGGGTTCATCAGCAACGCCTCCGACCGCGCAATGCTGACCAACCCCATCCGTCAAACCGAAATCGCGCAGGCGATTGTATCAGGGATTCGGCAATACAAGTGGATCGCCCATTGA